Proteins from a genomic interval of Pseudomonas asplenii:
- a CDS encoding TRAP transporter large permease has product MDAFILLGSFIALILIGMPVAYALGLSALIGAWWIDIPFQALMIQVAGGVNKFSLMAIPFFVLAGAIMAEGGMSRRLVAFAGVLVGFVRGGLSLVNIMASTFFGAISGSSVADTASVGSVLIPEMERRGYPRDFSTAVTVSGSVQALLTPPSHNSVLYSLAAGGTVSIASLFMAGVVPGLLMSACLMVLCLIFAKKRNYPKGEVIPLRQALKICADALWGLMAMVIILGGILSGIFTATESAAIAVLWSFFVTMFIYRDYKWRELPKLMHRTVRTISIVMILIGFAASFGYIMTLMQIPAKITTLFLTLSDNRYVILMCINAMLLLLGTVMDMAPLILILTPILMPVILGIGVDPVHFGMIMLVNLGIGLITPPVGAVLFVGSAVGKVSIEKTVSALLPFYGVLFLVLMAVTYIPALSLWLPHLVL; this is encoded by the coding sequence ATGGATGCCTTTATTCTGTTGGGCAGTTTTATCGCCCTGATCCTGATCGGCATGCCGGTGGCCTATGCCCTCGGACTTTCCGCGCTGATCGGCGCCTGGTGGATCGACATCCCGTTCCAGGCCCTGATGATCCAGGTCGCCGGTGGGGTGAACAAGTTTTCGCTGATGGCGATTCCGTTCTTCGTCCTCGCCGGCGCGATCATGGCCGAAGGCGGCATGTCGCGGCGTCTGGTGGCGTTCGCCGGGGTGCTAGTGGGCTTCGTCCGCGGCGGCCTGTCGCTGGTGAACATCATGGCCTCGACCTTCTTCGGCGCGATTTCCGGCTCGTCGGTGGCCGACACCGCCTCGGTCGGCTCGGTGCTGATTCCGGAAATGGAGCGGCGTGGCTACCCCCGCGACTTCTCCACGGCGGTCACGGTCAGTGGCTCGGTCCAGGCCCTGTTGACGCCCCCCAGCCACAACTCGGTGCTCTACTCGCTGGCGGCCGGCGGCACGGTGTCCATTGCCTCGCTGTTCATGGCCGGGGTGGTCCCGGGCCTGCTGATGAGCGCCTGCCTGATGGTGCTGTGTCTGATCTTCGCGAAAAAGCGCAATTACCCCAAAGGCGAAGTCATTCCCCTGCGCCAGGCCCTGAAGATCTGTGCCGATGCGCTGTGGGGCCTGATGGCCATGGTGATCATCCTCGGCGGGATTCTCTCGGGGATCTTCACCGCCACCGAGTCGGCGGCGATCGCCGTGCTCTGGTCGTTCTTCGTGACCATGTTCATCTACCGCGACTACAAATGGCGCGAACTGCCCAAGCTGATGCATCGCACCGTGCGGACCATCTCCATCGTGATGATCCTGATCGGCTTCGCCGCCAGCTTCGGCTACATCATGACCCTGATGCAGATTCCGGCGAAGATCACCACGCTGTTCCTGACCCTGTCGGACAACCGCTACGTGATCCTGATGTGCATCAACGCCATGCTGCTGTTGCTCGGCACGGTGATGGACATGGCACCGCTGATCCTGATCCTCACGCCGATCCTGATGCCGGTGATTCTCGGTATCGGCGTCGATCCGGTGCACTTCGGCATGATCATGCTGGTCAACCTGGGGATCGGCCTGATCACGCCGCCGGTGGGCGCGGTACTGTTCGTCGGTTCGGCAGTGGGCAAGGTCAGTATCGAGAAGACCGTGAGCGCGCTGTTGCCGTTCTACGGCGTGCTGTTTCTGGTACTGATGGCGGTGACGTATATCCCCGCGCTGTCGCTCTGGCTGCCGCACCTGGTGCTGTAG
- a CDS encoding TRAP transporter small permease: MKNIVLLINDRLYMTCVWVAGLAILAISLIIPWGIFARYILGTGSSWPEPTAILLMMVFTFIGAAASYRAGAHMAVAMLTDRMSPALRSAAALLAQVLMATICLFMTIWGAKLCASTWNQFMSALPTLRVGITYMPIPVGGFLTLVFVLEKLLLGDQSQRRVVRFDLVEENEEAA; the protein is encoded by the coding sequence ATGAAGAATATCGTCCTGCTGATCAATGATCGGCTCTACATGACCTGTGTCTGGGTCGCGGGCCTGGCGATCCTCGCCATCAGCCTGATCATCCCCTGGGGCATTTTCGCCCGCTACATCCTCGGCACCGGCTCCAGCTGGCCGGAGCCGACCGCCATCCTGCTGATGATGGTTTTCACCTTCATCGGCGCGGCCGCCAGTTACCGTGCCGGGGCGCACATGGCGGTAGCCATGCTGACCGACCGCATGAGCCCGGCCCTGCGCTCGGCCGCCGCACTGCTCGCCCAGGTATTGATGGCGACCATCTGTCTGTTCATGACCATTTGGGGCGCAAAGCTCTGTGCCTCGACCTGGAACCAGTTCATGAGCGCGCTGCCGACCTTGCGGGTGGGCATCACCTACATGCCGATTCCCGTGGGCGGTTTCCTGACCCTGGTGTTCGTCCTGGAAAAACTCCTGCTGGGTGACCAGAGCCAGCGCCGCGTGGTGCGTTTCGACCTGGTCGAAGAAAACGAGGAAGCCGCGTGA
- a CDS encoding ion transporter, whose product MNSNNDWRQRLYVMVFQTDTAAGRRFDKILLLIILASLITVVLDSIESIHQNFAGLLAGIEWGFTLIFAVEYLVRLYCSPRPLRYAFSFYGLVDLLAIVPGILALYYSDAQYLLIIRIIRMLRIFRVLKLAPYLKQAHYLLDALRGSKQKILVFLFGVCTLVTVFGTLMYVIEGPEHGFTSIPKGIYWAIVTLTTVGYGDIVPKTVLGQIISSLVMITGYSIIAVPTGIFTAELATAMRGEQLRHPCPVCQKNNHESEASFCSRCGNALFKKQE is encoded by the coding sequence ATGAACAGCAACAACGACTGGCGCCAACGGCTCTATGTCATGGTTTTTCAAACCGACACCGCCGCCGGCCGGCGTTTCGACAAGATCCTCCTGCTGATCATCCTCGCCAGCCTGATAACGGTGGTCCTGGACAGCATCGAAAGCATCCACCAGAACTTCGCTGGCCTGCTGGCCGGGATCGAATGGGGCTTCACCCTGATCTTCGCGGTCGAGTACCTGGTACGCCTCTACTGCTCGCCACGCCCGTTGCGTTATGCCTTCAGCTTTTACGGGCTGGTGGACCTGCTGGCGATCGTCCCCGGGATCCTCGCGCTGTACTACAGCGATGCCCAGTACCTGCTGATCATCCGCATCATCCGCATGTTGCGGATCTTCCGCGTGCTCAAGCTCGCGCCCTATCTCAAGCAGGCCCACTACCTGCTCGATGCCCTGCGGGGCAGCAAACAGAAGATCCTGGTGTTCCTGTTTGGCGTCTGCACCCTGGTGACCGTGTTCGGCACCCTGATGTATGTGATCGAAGGGCCCGAACATGGCTTTACCAGCATTCCCAAGGGGATCTACTGGGCGATCGTCACCCTGACCACGGTCGGCTATGGCGATATCGTGCCCAAGACCGTGCTGGGGCAGATCATTTCATCGCTGGTGATGATCACCGGCTACTCGATCATCGCCGTGCCCACCGGGATCTTCACCGCCGAACTGGCCACCGCCATGCGCGGTGAACAGCTCAGGCACCCGTGCCCGGTGTGCCAGAAAAACAACCATGAGTCCGAGGCCTCTTTTTGCTCGCGTTGTGGCAATGCGCTTTTCAAAAAACAGGAATAA
- a CDS encoding 2-hydroxy-3-oxopropionate reductase: MAKIGFIGTGIMGHPMAANLQKAGHSLFLSEHHANAPADLVDAGAVALGSPREVAQEAEFIIVMVPDTPQVEDVLFRADGIAAGVGPGKIVIDMSSISPTATKAFAAKISEKGAQYLDAPVSGGEVGAKAATLSIMVGGDSQAFARALPLFQSMGRNITLVGANGDGQTAKVANQIIVALNIQAVAEALLFAAKNGADPAKVREALMGGFASSKILEVHGERMIKGTFDPGFRINLHQKDLNLALAGARELGINLPNTANTQQVFSTCAAIGGGNWDHSALIRGLEHMANFSIRDQ; the protein is encoded by the coding sequence ATGGCTAAAATCGGTTTCATCGGCACCGGCATCATGGGCCACCCCATGGCTGCGAACCTGCAGAAGGCAGGCCACAGCCTGTTCCTCTCCGAGCACCACGCCAACGCCCCGGCCGACCTGGTCGACGCCGGTGCCGTGGCCCTGGGCAGCCCGAGGGAAGTCGCCCAGGAAGCCGAGTTCATCATCGTCATGGTGCCCGACACGCCGCAGGTGGAAGATGTGCTGTTTCGCGCCGACGGGATTGCCGCCGGCGTCGGCCCGGGCAAGATCGTCATCGACATGAGTTCGATCTCACCGACCGCCACCAAGGCCTTCGCCGCGAAGATCAGCGAAAAAGGCGCGCAGTACCTCGATGCGCCGGTGTCCGGTGGCGAAGTCGGGGCCAAGGCCGCGACGCTGAGTATCATGGTCGGCGGCGACAGCCAGGCCTTCGCCCGCGCCTTGCCGCTGTTCCAGAGCATGGGCAGGAACATCACCCTGGTCGGTGCCAATGGCGATGGCCAGACCGCCAAGGTGGCGAACCAGATCATCGTCGCCCTGAATATCCAGGCAGTGGCCGAAGCGCTGCTGTTTGCGGCGAAGAACGGCGCCGACCCGGCCAAGGTCCGCGAAGCACTGATGGGCGGTTTTGCCTCGTCGAAAATCCTCGAGGTTCACGGCGAGCGCATGATCAAGGGCACTTTCGACCCGGGCTTTCGCATCAACCTGCACCAGAAGGACCTCAACCTGGCGCTGGCCGGTGCCCGTGAACTGGGCATCAACCTGCCCAATACCGCCAACACCCAACAGGTGTTCAGCACCTGCGCGGCCATCGGTGGCGGCAACTGGGACCATTCGGCGCTGATCCGGGGGCTGGAACATATGGCCAACTTCTCGATTCGCGATCAGTGA
- the gcl gene encoding glyoxylate carboligase yields the protein MSKMRAIEAAVLVMRREGVDTAFGIPGAAINPLYSALQKVGGIDHVLARHVEGASHMAEGYTRTRAGNIGVCIGTSGPAGTDMVTGLYSASADSIPTLCITGQAPRARLHKEDFQAVDITSIVKPVTKWATTVLEPGQVPYAFQKAFHEMRSGRPGPVLIDLPFDVQMAEIEFDIDAYQPLPLVKPSATRIQVEKALALLDQAERPLLVAGGGIINADASELLVEFAELTGIPVIPTLMGWGSLPDDHPLMVGMVGLQTSHRYGNATLLKSDLVLGIGNRWANRHTGSVEVYTEGRKFIHVDIEPTQIGRVFTPDLGIVSDAASALTVFIDVAREWQAAGKLKNRSAWLQDCQQRKASLQRKTHFDNVPVKPQRVYEEMNQVFGKDTCYVSTIGLSQIAGAQFLHVYKPRHWINCGQAGPLGWTIPAALGVVKADPQRKVVALSGDYDFQFMIEELAVGAQFKLPYIHVVVNNAYLGLIRQAQRGFDMDYCVQLSFDNLNAPQLNGYGVDHVAVAEGLGCKALRVFEPDQIQPALRQAQELMEMFKVPVVVEIILERVTNISMGTEINAINEFEDLALVGNDAPTAISLLD from the coding sequence ATGAGCAAAATGAGAGCAATTGAAGCAGCAGTGCTGGTGATGCGTCGCGAAGGCGTCGATACCGCGTTCGGCATACCCGGGGCCGCAATCAACCCGCTTTATTCGGCACTGCAAAAGGTCGGCGGCATCGATCATGTCCTCGCTCGTCACGTTGAAGGTGCCTCGCACATGGCCGAGGGTTATACCCGGACCCGGGCCGGCAACATCGGCGTCTGTATCGGCACCTCGGGACCGGCCGGGACTGACATGGTCACCGGTCTGTACAGTGCCAGCGCCGACTCGATTCCGACCCTCTGCATCACCGGCCAGGCGCCGCGCGCTCGACTGCACAAGGAAGACTTCCAGGCCGTGGACATCACCAGCATCGTCAAGCCGGTGACCAAATGGGCGACCACCGTGCTGGAGCCGGGCCAGGTGCCCTACGCCTTTCAGAAAGCCTTTCATGAAATGCGCTCGGGCCGCCCTGGCCCGGTGCTGATCGATCTGCCGTTCGACGTGCAGATGGCCGAGATCGAGTTCGATATCGACGCCTACCAGCCACTACCGCTGGTCAAGCCCAGCGCTACCCGGATTCAGGTGGAAAAGGCCCTGGCCCTGCTCGACCAGGCCGAACGACCGCTGCTGGTGGCCGGCGGCGGGATCATCAATGCCGACGCCAGTGAACTGCTGGTGGAGTTCGCCGAACTGACTGGCATCCCGGTGATCCCGACCCTGATGGGCTGGGGTAGCCTGCCCGACGATCACCCGTTGATGGTCGGCATGGTCGGCCTGCAGACCTCGCACCGCTATGGCAATGCCACCTTGCTCAAATCCGACCTGGTACTGGGCATCGGCAACCGCTGGGCCAACCGCCACACCGGTTCGGTCGAGGTCTACACCGAGGGCCGCAAGTTCATTCATGTCGATATCGAACCGACCCAGATCGGCCGGGTATTCACCCCGGACCTGGGCATCGTCTCCGACGCGGCCTCGGCACTGACGGTGTTCATCGACGTGGCTCGCGAATGGCAGGCCGCCGGCAAACTGAAGAATCGCAGCGCCTGGCTCCAGGATTGCCAGCAGCGCAAGGCCAGCCTGCAGCGCAAGACCCACTTCGACAACGTGCCGGTCAAGCCGCAGCGCGTCTACGAAGAGATGAACCAGGTGTTCGGCAAGGACACCTGCTACGTCAGCACCATCGGTCTGTCACAGATCGCCGGTGCACAGTTCCTGCACGTCTACAAACCGCGCCACTGGATCAACTGCGGCCAGGCCGGCCCCCTGGGCTGGACCATTCCGGCCGCGCTCGGGGTGGTCAAGGCCGACCCGCAGCGCAAGGTGGTGGCGCTGTCGGGCGACTATGACTTCCAGTTCATGATCGAGGAGCTGGCAGTGGGGGCGCAGTTCAAGCTGCCATACATCCACGTGGTGGTGAACAACGCCTACCTGGGGCTGATCCGCCAGGCCCAGCGCGGCTTCGACATGGACTATTGCGTGCAGTTGTCCTTCGACAACCTCAACGCGCCGCAGCTCAACGGCTACGGCGTGGACCATGTGGCCGTCGCCGAAGGCCTGGGCTGCAAGGCCCTGCGCGTATTCGAGCCGGACCAGATCCAGCCGGCGCTGCGCCAGGCTCAGGAACTGATGGAAATGTTCAAGGTACCGGTCGTCGTCGAAATCATCCTCGAACGCGTGACCAACATTTCCATGGGCACCGAGATCAACGCCATCAACGAGTTCGAGGACCTGGCCCTGGTCGGCAACGACGCCCCCACCGCCATCTCGCTGCTCGACTGA
- a CDS encoding TRAP transporter substrate-binding protein, translating to MDFKRKLLVAALPLALGFGHLAQALEIKFADVHPAGYPTVVAEENMGKALVQQSNGQLTFKMFSGGVLGSEKEVVEQTQIGAIQMARVSLGIVGPVVPDVNVFNMPFVFRDQAHMRKIIDGEIGQEILDKITQSEFNLVALAWMDGGTRNLYTKKPVRSLADLKGMKIRVQGNPLFIETINAMGGNGIAMDTGEIFSALQTGVIDGAENNPPTLLEHNHYQNAKYYALTGHLILPEPLVMSKTTWEKLTPEQQALVRTVARQAQLEQRALWDAKSASSEEKLKAAGVEFVDIDKKPFYEATAPIRQKYGAPYAELMTRIEAVE from the coding sequence ATGGACTTCAAACGCAAGCTTCTTGTCGCCGCACTCCCCCTCGCTCTCGGCTTCGGCCATCTGGCCCAGGCGCTGGAAATCAAGTTCGCCGATGTTCACCCGGCCGGCTACCCGACCGTGGTCGCCGAAGAAAACATGGGCAAGGCCCTGGTCCAGCAGAGCAACGGTCAACTGACCTTCAAGATGTTCTCCGGCGGCGTGCTCGGCTCGGAAAAGGAAGTGGTCGAACAGACCCAGATCGGCGCAATCCAGATGGCCCGGGTCAGCCTCGGCATCGTCGGTCCGGTGGTGCCGGACGTGAACGTGTTCAACATGCCGTTCGTGTTCCGCGACCAGGCGCACATGCGCAAGATCATCGACGGCGAGATCGGCCAGGAGATTCTCGACAAGATCACCCAGTCCGAATTCAACCTGGTCGCCCTGGCCTGGATGGACGGCGGCACGCGCAACCTCTATACCAAGAAACCGGTGCGCAGCCTGGCCGACCTCAAGGGCATGAAAATCCGCGTACAGGGCAACCCGCTGTTCATCGAAACCATCAATGCCATGGGCGGCAATGGCATCGCCATGGACACCGGCGAGATCTTCAGCGCGCTGCAGACCGGGGTGATCGACGGCGCGGAAAACAACCCGCCGACCCTGCTCGAACACAACCACTATCAGAACGCCAAGTACTACGCCCTGACCGGTCACCTGATCCTGCCGGAACCGCTGGTGATGTCCAAGACCACCTGGGAAAAACTCACGCCAGAACAGCAGGCGCTGGTGCGCACGGTCGCGCGCCAGGCCCAGCTGGAACAGCGCGCCCTGTGGGATGCCAAATCGGCCAGCAGCGAAGAGAAGCTCAAGGCCGCCGGCGTCGAGTTCGTCGACATCGACAAGAAGCCCTTCTATGAGGCCACCGCCCCGATCCGCCAGAAATACGGTGCTCCCTACGCCGAGCTGATGACCCGTATCGAAGCGGTCGAGTAA
- a CDS encoding sulfate ABC transporter substrate-binding protein, with protein sequence MKKLFGASLLAAGLAFAGIAQAAPTLLNVSYDVMRDFYKDYNSAFQKHWQAEHNENVTLQMSFGGSSKQARAVIDGLPADVITMNMATDINALADNGKLVPDNWVTRLPNNSAPFTSATVFIVRKGNPKALKDWPDLLKEGVQVVVPNPKTSGNGRYTYLSAWGYVLKNGGDENKAKDFVGKLFKQVPVLDTGGRAATTTFMTNQIGDVLVTFENEAEMIAREFGRDQFEVIYPSVSAEAEPPVSVVDKVVDKKGSRAVAEEYLKYLWSPEGQEIAAANYLRPRDPKVLAKFTDRFPKVDFLSVEKTFGDWRTVQKTHFNDGGVFDQIYGK encoded by the coding sequence GTGAAAAAACTCTTTGGCGCCTCGCTCCTGGCCGCTGGCCTGGCCTTTGCCGGTATCGCCCAGGCCGCCCCGACCCTGCTGAACGTTTCCTATGACGTCATGCGTGACTTCTACAAGGACTACAACAGCGCCTTCCAGAAGCACTGGCAGGCCGAGCACAACGAAAACGTCACCCTCCAGATGTCCTTCGGCGGTTCCAGCAAACAGGCCCGCGCGGTTATCGACGGTCTGCCGGCGGACGTGATCACCATGAACATGGCGACCGACATCAATGCCCTGGCGGACAACGGCAAGCTGGTGCCGGACAACTGGGTCACCCGACTGCCGAACAACAGCGCGCCATTCACCTCGGCCACCGTGTTCATCGTGCGCAAGGGCAACCCCAAGGCGCTGAAGGACTGGCCGGATCTGCTCAAGGAAGGCGTGCAGGTGGTCGTGCCGAACCCCAAGACCTCGGGTAACGGTCGCTACACCTACCTGTCGGCGTGGGGCTATGTGCTGAAGAACGGCGGCGACGAGAACAAGGCCAAGGACTTTGTCGGCAAGCTGTTCAAGCAGGTGCCAGTCCTGGATACCGGTGGCCGCGCCGCGACCACCACGTTCATGACCAACCAGATCGGCGACGTGCTGGTGACCTTCGAGAACGAAGCGGAAATGATTGCCCGCGAGTTCGGTCGCGACCAGTTCGAAGTGATCTACCCAAGCGTTTCCGCCGAGGCCGAGCCGCCGGTGAGCGTGGTCGACAAGGTGGTCGACAAGAAAGGCAGCCGTGCAGTAGCCGAGGAATACCTGAAGTACCTGTGGTCGCCTGAAGGCCAGGAAATCGCTGCGGCGAACTACCTGCGTCCGCGTGATCCGAAGGTGCTGGCCAAGTTCACCGACCGTTTCCCGAAAGTCGACTTCCTCTCGGTCGAGAAGACCTTCGGCGACTGGCGCACCGTGCAGAAGACCCACTTCAATGACGGTGGCGTGTTCGACCAGATCTACGGCAAGTAA
- a CDS encoding GlcG/HbpS family heme-binding protein — protein MGALTLQVAVSLAGQAIAAGRTISAAPLAIAVLDGGGHLVTLQREDGASLLRPQIAIGKAWGAIALGKGSRLLALDAQQRPAFIAALNSLRQGSVVPAPGGVLIRDQAGQVLGAMGISGDTSDIDEQCAIRAIEALGLMADAGVSA, from the coding sequence ATGGGCGCTTTAACCTTGCAAGTCGCGGTCAGCCTGGCCGGCCAGGCGATTGCTGCGGGACGGACGATTTCGGCGGCGCCGCTGGCCATTGCGGTGCTTGATGGTGGTGGTCATCTGGTGACCTTGCAGCGTGAGGACGGCGCCAGCCTGCTGCGTCCGCAGATTGCCATCGGCAAGGCCTGGGGGGCGATTGCCCTCGGCAAGGGTTCACGCCTGCTCGCGCTGGATGCACAGCAGCGACCGGCGTTCATCGCGGCCTTGAATAGTCTGCGGCAGGGCAGCGTGGTGCCGGCACCGGGTGGAGTGCTGATTCGCGATCAGGCCGGACAGGTGCTGGGGGCGATGGGTATCAGTGGTGATACCTCGGATATCGACGAGCAGTGTGCGATCCGTGCGATCGAGGCGCTGGGGCTGATGGCGGATGCCGGGGTGTCAGCCTGA
- a CDS encoding TetR/AcrR family transcriptional regulator codes for MSTIRERNKELILRAASEEFADKGFAATKTSDIAARAGLPKPNVYYYFKSKDNLYREVLESIIEPILQASTPFNPDGVPAQVLAGYIRSKIRISRDLPAASKVFASEIMHGAPHLSPDLVEQLNAQARHNIACIQSWIDRGQIAPVDPHHLMFTIWAATQTYADFDWQISAITGKAKLDETDYEAATQTIVRLVLKGCEPDR; via the coding sequence ATGAGCACCATCCGCGAACGCAATAAAGAACTGATTCTGCGCGCAGCCAGTGAAGAGTTCGCCGACAAGGGCTTCGCTGCCACCAAGACCAGCGACATCGCTGCCCGGGCCGGACTGCCCAAGCCCAACGTCTACTACTACTTCAAGTCCAAGGACAACCTCTATCGCGAGGTGCTGGAAAGCATCATCGAACCGATCCTGCAGGCGTCGACGCCCTTCAATCCCGACGGCGTGCCCGCGCAGGTGTTGGCCGGCTACATCCGCTCGAAGATTCGCATCTCCCGCGATCTGCCGGCGGCATCCAAGGTGTTCGCCAGCGAGATCATGCACGGTGCCCCGCACCTGAGCCCTGATCTGGTCGAGCAACTCAACGCCCAGGCGCGGCACAATATCGCGTGCATCCAGAGCTGGATCGACCGTGGCCAGATTGCCCCGGTCGACCCCCACCACCTGATGTTCACCATCTGGGCCGCGACCCAGACCTATGCCGACTTCGACTGGCAGATCTCAGCGATCACCGGCAAGGCCAAGCTCGATGAAACCGACTACGAAGCCGCGACACAGACCATCGTGCGCCTGGTGCTCAAGGGCTGCGAGCCCGACCGGTAA
- the hyi gene encoding hydroxypyruvate isomerase gives MPRFAANLSMLFTEQDFLARFKAAADAGFTGVEYLFPYDFSSAEIKAQLDTHGLTQVLFNLPAGDWAKGERGIACHPDRVAEFRGGVELAIAYAQVLGNTQINCLAGIRPPGFDEAFLEETLVENLRYAADKLQAAGIRMVMEAINTRDIPGFYLNTTAQALSIREQVGRANLFLQYDIYHMQIMEGDLARTLSDHLGEINHVQLADNPGRHEPGTGEINYRFLFEHLDRIGYPGWIGCEYKPLTTTEAGLSWLKSHNAI, from the coding sequence ATGCCACGTTTTGCCGCCAACCTCTCCATGCTGTTCACCGAACAGGATTTCCTCGCCCGCTTCAAGGCTGCTGCCGATGCCGGGTTCACGGGCGTGGAATACCTGTTCCCGTATGACTTCAGCTCTGCCGAGATCAAGGCACAACTCGACACCCATGGCCTCACGCAGGTGCTGTTCAACCTGCCTGCCGGCGACTGGGCCAAGGGTGAGCGTGGCATCGCCTGCCACCCGGACCGCGTCGCGGAATTCCGTGGTGGGGTCGAGCTGGCCATCGCCTATGCGCAGGTACTGGGCAATACCCAGATCAACTGCCTGGCCGGGATTCGCCCGCCGGGTTTCGATGAGGCCTTCCTGGAGGAGACCCTGGTCGAGAACCTCAGGTACGCCGCCGACAAGCTCCAGGCCGCCGGCATCAGAATGGTGATGGAAGCGATCAACACCCGTGACATTCCCGGTTTCTACCTGAACACCACAGCCCAGGCCCTGTCGATTCGCGAGCAGGTCGGCAGGGCCAACCTGTTCCTGCAATACGACATCTACCACATGCAAATCATGGAGGGCGATCTGGCCCGGACCCTGAGCGATCACCTGGGCGAAATCAATCATGTCCAACTCGCCGACAACCCGGGCCGCCACGAGCCGGGCACCGGCGAAATCAACTACCGCTTCCTGTTCGAGCACCTGGACCGCATTGGCTATCCGGGCTGGATCGGCTGCGAATACAAGCCGCTGACCACTACCGAGGCCGGGCTGAGCTGGTTGAAAAGCCACAACGCGATCTGA
- a CDS encoding EamA family transporter, whose amino-acid sequence MSTSPALPRPLAVLILATLACAFAGNHIAARIAFDHDTGLLLAILCRSGITLLVLVGVVFWQRESLRLNAGTWRWQLLMGVLIATQSFCIYSAVARIPVALALLVGNTAPILLVLLNWALGGRAPSRQAMLLMGMILLGLLFALDVPHRLGGENTDQTHWLEGVLFGFAGATVFACALWITEHKLAQVRGSVRSLLTLLVVFSTTALLGLSGLLPGGVSLPNAPSGWLALGCLVLLYGMAFSLLFICVSRLDIVRNAPVMNVEPIASLLFGWLILDQLLSHMQIIGGLLVVSGIVLLAVRKPR is encoded by the coding sequence ATGTCCACTTCCCCTGCCTTGCCGCGCCCACTCGCGGTGCTGATTCTCGCCACCCTCGCCTGTGCCTTCGCTGGCAATCACATCGCCGCAAGGATTGCCTTCGACCACGACACCGGCCTGTTGCTGGCGATCCTCTGTCGCTCCGGCATCACCTTGCTGGTCCTCGTCGGCGTGGTGTTCTGGCAACGCGAAAGCCTCAGGCTGAATGCCGGCACCTGGCGCTGGCAGTTGCTGATGGGGGTGCTGATCGCGACCCAGAGTTTCTGTATCTATTCAGCCGTGGCGCGGATTCCGGTGGCCCTGGCCTTGCTGGTGGGCAACACCGCGCCGATTCTGCTGGTGCTGCTCAACTGGGCGTTGGGCGGCCGTGCGCCGAGCCGACAGGCCATGCTGTTGATGGGCATGATTCTGCTCGGTCTGCTGTTCGCCCTGGATGTGCCACACCGCCTGGGCGGCGAGAACACCGATCAAACCCACTGGCTGGAAGGCGTACTGTTCGGCTTCGCCGGCGCCACAGTGTTTGCCTGCGCCCTGTGGATAACCGAGCACAAGCTGGCCCAGGTCCGGGGCAGCGTGCGCAGCCTGCTGACCTTGCTGGTGGTGTTCAGCACCACCGCCCTGCTCGGCCTGAGCGGGCTATTGCCCGGTGGCGTCAGCCTGCCCAATGCGCCATCCGGCTGGCTGGCCCTGGGTTGCCTGGTACTCCTCTACGGCATGGCGTTTTCATTGCTGTTCATTTGCGTGAGCCGCCTGGACATCGTGCGCAATGCGCCAGTGATGAACGTCGAACCGATTGCCAGCCTGCTGTTCGGCTGGCTCATTCTCGACCAGTTGCTGAGCCATATGCAGATCATTGGCGGCCTGCTCGTGGTCAGCGGGATCGTCCTGCTGGCCGTGCGCAAACCGCGCTGA